The genomic window GGATTGAAAGTATGATTTATAAAATTGACAAGCCCAGTTTTAAGGTTCTATTCTTTTCTTGTGAGGTTAGAAAATGAGGAGGAAGAAGATGGTTCTACTTATGACCCTTTTCCTGAGCCTTTCTCTTCTTATAGGCTGTAAGGCAAAGCAGGTTCAGAGTGTTAACCCATCTCTAAAAGAGGAAAGACCAGCACTTAACTCGGGCATACTCTCCCAGTTTGAGCAGGAGCTTACAAACATAGTGGAGACGGTCTCTCCCTCGGTGGTAACCATATTTGCCACGCAGGAGGTGACAGGTATTGAAGCTCCTTTTCCTTTTCCCTTTCAGATTCCACCTCAGGAAAGGAGGTCCTTGGGTTCTGGTGTAATAATAGACTACAAAAAGGGTAAGTTTTACATACTTACCAACAGCCATGTGGTGCAGAATGCAAGGGCCATAAGGGTTAGGTTTGACAGGCATACAGAGAAGAGGGCAAGGATAGTAGGCACAGACCCAAAAACGGATGTGGCGGTGATAGAAGTGGACGACAAGGACATACAGAACCCCGAGAGCAGGGTAGCAAAGCTCGGCGACTCGGATAAACTAAAGGTTGGTCAGCTGGCTATAGCTATTGGAAACCCATACGGGCTTGAAAGAACCGTTACTGTGGGGGTCATATCCGCTCTAAGAAGGGCAATAGGCATAACCCAGTATGAAAGCTTTATACAAACGGATGCTGCCATAAACCCCGGCAACTCTGGAGGACCCCTTGTGAACATAAAGGGGGAGGTGATAGGTATAAACACAGCCATACTGGCGGAAGGTCAGGGACTTGGCTTTGCCATACCCATAAACCTCGCCAAATGGGTTGCGGACCAGCTAATCGCCAAAGGCAAAGTTACAAGGGGCTGGCTCGGTATAGTCATACAGGACATAACCCCAGAGATGACCGAAAGTCTTGGGTTAAAGGAGGGTGTGATAATAGCCCAGATAATGCCTGGAAGCCCTGCAGACAAGGGAGGTCTCAAGGTTGGAGATGTGGTAGTGGAGGTTGATGGTCAGAAGGTAAGCGAAGTGAGAGAGCTTCAGTTCAAGATAATGAGGACAGAGCCAGGCAAGGAGATAGATCTGAAGGTAATAAGGGAAGGCAAGGAGGTAGGCTTGAGGATAAAGGTGGGAGAGATGCCAGAGGATAGACAGATTGGAGAGGTGGAGGAAGGTCAGGCGGACCTTGGACTTGCTCTCAGAGAGCTTACACCTGAAGAGGAGAGAAGGCTCGGCGTCAAGGGAGTTCTTGTGGTAAGGGTTGCTCCCAACAGCCTTGCCATGCAAAGCGGTATAGTTCCAGGAGATGTTATACTTCAGGTGGGTAACAAACCTGTCTCTAATGTAAGAGAATTCCAACAAAGCATAGATGCCCTCAGACAGGCAGGCAGAGAGAGCGCCCTCCTGCTTATAAGGAGAAGGGGCAACAACCTCTTCCTTGTGCTGAGGTTAAAATGATGATACCAGACACTGAGCAAGAGATAATAAACCAGTATCTCAAGAAGGTTTCCAAGATACCCCTTCTCACACCAGAGGAAGAGAAGGAAATCGCAAGGAAGGCAAAGGAAGGAGACCAGCAAGCCTTCAGAAGGCTTGTAGAGTCAAACCTCAGGTTTGTCATAAGCATAGCAAAGCAATACCTTGGCTATGGTCTTCCTTTGTCTGAACTCATAGCGGCGGGTAATCACGGGTTAATTGAAGCAGCAAAGAGGTTTGACCCAGACAGGGGCGTAAAGTTCATATCCTACGCGGTATGGTGGATAAGGCAGGCTATAATGCAGGCTCTTTCCCAACAAACCGGTGCGGTCAGGATTCCCATAAAACAGTCTCATTTAATAAACCGAATAAGCAGTCTATACAGCAGGCTTTACAGAGAGCTTGAAAGAGAGCCCACCTCCGAAGAGATTGCCTACGAATACACCAAAGAGGTGCTCCAAAAGGAGCTTGAGAAGGAGCTGGGACGCGAGCCAACAGAGGAGGAAATAGAGAAAAGGATTAAAAAGGAAGGCTACAAGATTAGCCCCGAGGAGGTGGATAAATGTCTTCAGCTTTGCAGAGTTCCCCTTTCTTTGGATGCACCGGTTGGTGAGAACGAGGATACCTTCTTTGTGGACTTTCTCAGCCAGCACGGCACCGCAGATGTGGAGGAGAGGATAATAAGCGAGGTGTTAGAGAAGGAGATAGATGACCTTTTGGACAAACTTCCTGAGAAGGAAAGAAGGGTTATAGAGCTAAGGTTTGGGCTGAGGGGCGAAGAGCCTAGAACTCTTAGGGAGATAGGGGACATATTGCAGATTTCCAGAGAGAGGGTGCGTCAGCTTGAAACCAGAGCCCTCAGAAAACTCAGAAACATGGCTATGAAAAGACACCTCAAAGATTTCCTTAGCTGATGCTTTCTGGTCTTCTTCTTGTGGATAAACCCAAGGGTCTCACCTCCATGGAGGTGGTTGAGTCTGTAAAAAGTCGTTTTGGGATAAAGGCAGGGCATGCTGGCACCCTTGACCCCATAGCTACGGGGCTTCTCCTTGTGCTTGTGGGCGAAGCCACCAAGTTCTCCCAGTTTTTTACAGGGCTTGATAAAGCCTACACCACAGTGGCAAAACTTGGAGAGATAACAGATACCTACGACGCAGAGGGGGAGTTGGTTGAGTCAAGGTCGGTAAAGGTATCTTGCGAGGATATAAAGGAAGCCCTTGGAAGGTTCACGGGCAAGATACTTCAGAAACCACCGCCCTTCTCAGCAAAACGTCTGGGTGGCAAAAGGGCATACCAGCTGGCAAGAAGGGGGATAAAGGTTGATATAAAGCCAGTGGAGGTTCATGTCTACAGGGCGGAGCTTTTGAGCTGTAATATGCCCTTTGTGGAGCTCTTCTTTGAGGTCTCCTCTGGCACATATATAAGAAGCCTTGTTCATGAGCTCGGGTTGGAGCTTTCCTGCGGTGCACATGTGGTGGAGCTAAGGAGGTTGAGGGTTGGTAATTTCAAAGTGGACATGGCGGTAGCCCTTAGCAGACTGCTCTCCATAGAGGATATAGGTGGGCTTTTAATCCCAGTGGGTGAGGCACTGAGTTTCATTCCCAAGATAAGCCTTGGGGGTGAGCTTTCAAGAAGGATAAAACATGGCTCTGTGGTCAGGCTCAGAGAAAACCTTGAAAAAACCTTTGTTAGACTCTATGAAAATGACCATTTTCTTGGTGTAGGCTTGATTGAAGGCAATACCCTCAAACCCTACAGGCTTATGCAAGGGCTTTGAGTTTTTCTTCTATATCATGCTCCACCAAAGCGTCTATGAGTTCGTCCAATTTACCTTCAAGTACATCTCCAAGTCTGTATAGGGTTAGGTTTATTCTGTGGTCTGTAATTCTATTTTGTGGGAAGTTGTAGGTTCTTATCTTTTCACTTCTTTCTCCCGTGCCTACTTGTTGTCTTCTTTCTTTTGAAATTTCCTCTTCCTTTTGCTTCTCGTAGAAGTCTTTTAGCCTTGCATAGAGAATCTTGAGAGCTTTTTGTCTGTTTTGAAACTGAGACCTTTCGTCTTGACAGGATACGGTTATGCCGGTAGGAAGATGGGTTATTCTTACTGCGGTTTCTGTGGTGTTTACATACTGACCGCCTGCACCGCTTGCTCTAAAGGTTTCTATTTTTAGGTCTTTTGGGTCTATTTGAATCTCTGTTTCGTCCGTTTCTGGAAGGACTGCCACCGTTGCAGTGGAAGTGTGTATCCTCCCTCCCGCTTCGGTTATTGGCACTCTCTGGACCCTGTGGACTCCGCTCTCAAACTTAAGCCTTGAATAGGCACCCTCGCCCTCTATGAGGGCAACCACCTCCTTGTACCCACCAAGCCCTGTCCTGTTTGAGGAGAGTATGCTGAATTTCCAACCCTTTTCCTCCGCATACTTCTGATACATGTTAAGAAGGTCTGCCACAAAGAGCGCCGCCTCCTCACCACCTACACCTGCTCTTATTTCTAATATGACGTTCTTGCTGTCCCTTGGGTCCTTGGGAAGTAGCAGGACTCTTATGTGTTTTTCTATCTTCTCTAACTCCTGCGTGAGCCTTTCTATTTCCTCCTTTGCCAAATCCTTTAGCTCTTCGCTCCTTAGTAGCTCTTTTGCCTGCTCAAGGTCAGAGAGGAGTTTCTTATAGTTTTTGTAGGCAAGGTAAACTTCTTCAAGTTCCTTTAGCTCTTTCCCCAGCCTCGTAAGGCTCTCTCTGTCCGATACTACCTCAGGACTGCTCAGCTTATACTGTAGCTCCAAATACCTCTGCTCTACCGCTTTTAGCCTTTCTTCAAGCTCAGGGCTGAGCATTATCCCTTACCTGTCAGCTCCAAGAAGGCAGGTTTTACCCGGAGTTTGCCCGTATAGAAGGGATGGCATGCATTGCATGTTTCAAGGTAGACAGTGCCTCCCTTCGTGGAAAGCAGTGTAAAGTTGTTTCCACAACCGCACACAAAATGAGTAGGTTTAAGTTCTGGGTGTATGCCCTTCTTCATCCTCTTACCTCCATAAACCGCTCTATTATAACAGATTTTAGACCCTCTATGGCTGTCTGCAACCCATCAAGGCTGTTGACACCCCCCTGAACCAGGTCATCCCTGCCACCACCCCCACCACCCAAGTGCTTAGAGACCTCCTTCATAAGTTCCTTTGCGGAGAGCCTATCTGTAAGCTCCTTGGAAAGGGCTATCAGGCAAGAGGCTTTTTCTCCCCTCTTGCTAAGGAGAAAGACCACCGCTCTGTCTGTGTTGTTTCTTATCCTGTCCGCAAGGACAAGCATGTCCTTTGGCTCAACCTCCTCAAGCACGCCAAAATACAAATCTATCTCTCCCACCTTTTCCTTCTTTACCTCTGAGAGACTACTTCCAGCAAGTAGCTTTTCCTTTAGCCTGCTTATTTCCCTTTCCTTTTCCCTTAGTTCTTCCGTAAGTCTTTGCACAGCCTTTGGGATATCCTCTGAGGAAACCCCAAGAGACCTGGCAATTTCAAGAATCCTTCTCCTCTCCTCAAAGGCATGCTCTACCGCCCACCTTCCCGTTTTTGCAATAATGCGTCTTACACCCGCACCCACAGAGGATTCAGAGACTATCATAAAGTAGCCTATGTCTCCCGTTCTTTTCACATGCGTTCCTCCGCATAGCTCCTTTGAGAAGTCCCCCACGCTCAGGACTCTTACCCGCTCGCCATACTTTTCCTCAAAGATGGCGATAGCTCCGCTCCTTATGGCGGACTGGTAGTCCATCTCCTCCACCAATACGGGCTGGTTTTTCATTATCTGCAAGTTTACAAGCTCCTCCACCTTCCTTATTTCCTCTTCTGTGAGAGGCTGAAAGTGTGTAAAGTCAAAACGCAGATATTGGTCTGCCACCAAAGACCCTGCCTGACGCACATGCTCACCAAGCACCTCTCTCAAAGCAGAGTGTAAAAGATGCGTTGC from Hydrogenobacter sp. T-8 includes these protein-coding regions:
- a CDS encoding sigma-70 family RNA polymerase sigma factor — encoded protein: MIPDTEQEIINQYLKKVSKIPLLTPEEEKEIARKAKEGDQQAFRRLVESNLRFVISIAKQYLGYGLPLSELIAAGNHGLIEAAKRFDPDRGVKFISYAVWWIRQAIMQALSQQTGAVRIPIKQSHLINRISSLYSRLYRELEREPTSEEIAYEYTKEVLQKELEKELGREPTEEEIEKRIKKEGYKISPEEVDKCLQLCRVPLSLDAPVGENEDTFFVDFLSQHGTADVEERIISEVLEKEIDDLLDKLPEKERRVIELRFGLRGEEPRTLREIGDILQISRERVRQLETRALRKLRNMAMKRHLKDFLS
- the truB gene encoding tRNA pseudouridine(55) synthase TruB produces the protein MLSGLLLVDKPKGLTSMEVVESVKSRFGIKAGHAGTLDPIATGLLLVLVGEATKFSQFFTGLDKAYTTVAKLGEITDTYDAEGELVESRSVKVSCEDIKEALGRFTGKILQKPPPFSAKRLGGKRAYQLARRGIKVDIKPVEVHVYRAELLSCNMPFVELFFEVSSGTYIRSLVHELGLELSCGAHVVELRRLRVGNFKVDMAVALSRLLSIEDIGGLLIPVGEALSFIPKISLGGELSRRIKHGSVVRLRENLEKTFVRLYENDHFLGVGLIEGNTLKPYRLMQGL
- a CDS encoding Do family serine endopeptidase codes for the protein MRRKKMVLLMTLFLSLSLLIGCKAKQVQSVNPSLKEERPALNSGILSQFEQELTNIVETVSPSVVTIFATQEVTGIEAPFPFPFQIPPQERRSLGSGVIIDYKKGKFYILTNSHVVQNARAIRVRFDRHTEKRARIVGTDPKTDVAVIEVDDKDIQNPESRVAKLGDSDKLKVGQLAIAIGNPYGLERTVTVGVISALRRAIGITQYESFIQTDAAINPGNSGGPLVNIKGEVIGINTAILAEGQGLGFAIPINLAKWVADQLIAKGKVTRGWLGIVIQDITPEMTESLGLKEGVIIAQIMPGSPADKGGLKVGDVVVEVDGQKVSEVRELQFKIMRTEPGKEIDLKVIREGKEVGLRIKVGEMPEDRQIGEVEEGQADLGLALRELTPEEERRLGVKGVLVVRVAPNSLAMQSGIVPGDVILQVGNKPVSNVREFQQSIDALRQAGRESALLLIRRRGNNLFLVLRLK
- the rpmE gene encoding 50S ribosomal protein L31, which encodes MKKGIHPELKPTHFVCGCGNNFTLLSTKGGTVYLETCNACHPFYTGKLRVKPAFLELTGKG
- the prfA gene encoding peptide chain release factor 1; translated protein: MLSPELEERLKAVEQRYLELQYKLSSPEVVSDRESLTRLGKELKELEEVYLAYKNYKKLLSDLEQAKELLRSEELKDLAKEEIERLTQELEKIEKHIRVLLLPKDPRDSKNVILEIRAGVGGEEAALFVADLLNMYQKYAEEKGWKFSILSSNRTGLGGYKEVVALIEGEGAYSRLKFESGVHRVQRVPITEAGGRIHTSTATVAVLPETDETEIQIDPKDLKIETFRASGAGGQYVNTTETAVRITHLPTGITVSCQDERSQFQNRQKALKILYARLKDFYEKQKEEEISKERRQQVGTGERSEKIRTYNFPQNRITDHRINLTLYRLGDVLEGKLDELIDALVEHDIEEKLKALA